The following nucleotide sequence is from Gammaproteobacteria bacterium.
CCCTCGGCAGTGATAATCAATTCGCTTTGTGGTCCCGACTCTGATATCTCAAAAAACAATTTGTCATTGTAACGATGCAGCTGTTCCAGTATTTCGCCCATGATGCCATCGCGATCGGTTTCGTGTCGCGATTCTATTCTGCCCAGGTTGTCCTGAAACCAGGACCAAAAAAAATTATGTTGAGCCACTGCCTTATCCACCTTAGGTAAAGATCCAACGATTCTTCAGTCAGAATGATATAAAACATTAGTAGCGCTCACGAGTAAATAATACATACTAACTAATGTGACATATTCACACTGCCTGGAATACACATTAGCGCTGATCTAAACGCAGTCATCCAGGCAGTTGGCGTCGAGGGGAATGAAACCGAAGTGGTCACTGTAATTGACCCACAAACCGGATCAGCTCAGGAAAAAACTGTTGAAAATCGTCCTCCAGAGCTTCATAACAGCGATGAAAATCATGGATACCCTGGGCCAGATCGTTTCTATAACGTATTCTTGCGGCAGTTCTTTGTAAGGCGTATTCGATCCCTCCGTGGCTACGATAAGATTGGAGCATGCCCCCATGGATAATTGCCTGTAGAGTGTGGTGCAAACGCTGCGGGACTTGGTAGGGCAAGTCCTGATCCAGCAAGGCAATCCAATGCTGTAGCTGAGCTTCAAATCCTACAGGGGAGAATTCATCCCAATGTATCGCCAAAAAATGATCATAGAAAATATCCACCAGTATCCCGGAAAAACGGTAACGAGCCTGCTGGATACGCCCACGACTGCGTAAAAAAGTGGGGTGAGAATCGGTGAATTTATCAATTTGACGATGCTGAAATATACCTTTTTGCACCAAAATGGGGCATTCCTTCACGGCTTTGCCTTTGACAAAATCGCCCATGAGATTTCCCAGCAATTCATCGCGATTGGGTTGCGCTAAAAACAAATGTGCCAAAAAATTCACAATCCCGGTTGCCTTGTAATTCCCATTTCTGTCCTGTGTTATTCTATTTTTAATCAGTGTATGGTATTCATATTAACCTGTTTCCCTGGCCCCGGCTCCGATACTCAATGGGCCCAATAAAAACCCCTTTCCCTATATAGGGTGTATTTATGGATATATCCCAAATAAACAGCGACTTAAACCTTTTAACCATATTGAATCATGCCGTCAACCAGCATGCGATTATTTCCATGACAGACAAAGATGGCGCCATTATTTATGTCAATGAACTGTTTTGCCAAGTCAGCGGTTATTCCAAAAAAGAATTATTGGGCAAAAATCATAATGTGGTCCGCTCTCAAGCCCATGACACCAGGTTCTATCAAGATTTATGGCGTACGATAACCCAAGGCAAAACTTGGGAAGGCGTGATTCAAAATCGTCGCAAAGACGGCCAACCGTACTGGGTACAATCCACCATAGTTCCCATCCTGGATAACCACAAAAAACCCATACGGTATATCTCTGTGCGCACGGACGTCACCCAACGGGAACGGATGCGAGACGCCATGGAGCGCATGGCCACTGCCGATACCAGCCATGATGCTTTTAACGCCATAGCCAAAGCCATCTGCATCGGCCTGGACTGTCGATCTTGCCTAATAGCTCAATTTGTAACCCAAGATACGCAAACGCAAATAATCGGCAGCTTCGATCAAACACCGGATGTTGCACCAGCTAACGGCACACTATCCCCCGTTTTGCCACACAGCATTGCGGCTCATCTGCTTAACAAGGAACTGAGCTTGCTTGTCAACAACGCCGCTCACATGTACCCCGATGATCCCATACTCACCCGGCAAACCAGTGCTCTAATGGCGCAGGCCATACTGGATAATAGCAACAAGGTAATCGGACTTATATGCGCCACAAGCGGGCAACCCTTTATTCACTCGGGAACAGAAAACAGTTTGCTTAAGCTGGCCGCCAAACGTACCAGCCTGGAGTTACGCCGCGCGGAGTTCGAGCACGTGATACGGGAACGGGAACAGATGCTGGCCGCCGCACAACGTCTGGCTAAACTGGGTAGTTGGATCTTGGACTATCGCAACGGGAGTTTACATTGGTCCGAGGAAGTCTACCGAATTTTTGAGTTAGACCCAAAGACCACCACACCATCCTATGAATTGTTTTTACAAATGGTACACCCCGACGACCGCGAGCTGGTGCAACAGGCTTACGACAATTCCCTGCAAGACCGGAATGACTATTCCGTTCTGCATCGCTTGTGCCTGGAGGGAAAGCGCGAAAAATGGCTGCATGAACGCGGCGAAACCAGTTTCGATTCACAAGGTCACCCCATACGCAGCATCGGTTATGTTCACGATGTCACCGAACGTAAGCTTATAGAGAAAGAGCTCAGGGACAGCGAACAACGCTTTGACATCTCCCAGACCTTTGGCAACATCGGCTCATTTGAATGGAATATAGTGACCAACCAGGTACTTTGGTCCACCCAAATGTGGTCCATCCTGGGGTTGGATCGTAGCATCCCACCCAGTTTTGATGCCTATATAGAAAGAGTACATCCTGACGACGTCGATATATTGCAAAAAGCTGTTTTACAGTGCGTGGAAACCGCGACGGATGTGGATATAACCTATCGACTGATCCACCCCGGAGGTGAATTACATTGGGTCCGTGGCCGCGCCAATATCCAACACAATGGCGAAACAAAACGTATGCTGGGTATAATCATAGATATTGATAAACAAAAGCTGGCTGAAGATGAACAATCCCGGCTGCAAACACAACTGCAGCAGGCGCAAAAAATGGAATCCATCGGCCAACTCGCTGCCGGTATTGCTCATGATTTCAATAATATGCTCTCAACTATAGTGGGTTATACGGATTTGTGCAAAGAACTATATGTGGATCCGCAAAGCAAACCCGCCCAGTATCTAAATGAAGTTTTGAAAGCGGCAGAACAGGGACGTAATCTGGTCCAACAGATGCTGACTTTTGGCCGAGCTGCACCGGGTCATCGCAAAGCCGTACTCGCCGGGCGTTTGTTGAAGGAAATCTGCAAACTGCTCCACGCAACCTTGCCATCCCGAATTGCTTTGAAACCCCAAGTAGAGCAGGAATGCCACGTGTTAAGCGATCCGGTACAATTGCACCAGGTGGTCACCAATCTGATATTGAACGCCAGAGACGCTCTGGGACCCCATGGAGACATCCGTTTGATCTTGCTACCTAAAACCTATATTGAGGGAACATGCAGTAGCTGTGCACAACCGTTCCGAGGTGATTTTGTGGAAATATGTGTAGAAGACAATGGTCACGGAATCTCAGAGGACAACCTGACACATATATTTGAACCGTTTTTTTCCACCAAACAAATGGGAAAAGGCAGCGGCATGGGCTTACCCATGGTACATGGCATTTTGCATCAGCAGGACAACCACATCATTGTGGAATCGCAACTGGGCCAAGGCACAAAATTTCGACTGTTTCTACAACCGGCTTTAGAAAACGAAACAACGATAACACCGACCAAAACCGAGAAACCGCTGCCGCAGACCGTTAGCGAGTAGTGAGTCTTTAGCTAAAGAGCCCTCAGCGCGTAAGAGCCCTCAGCGCGTAAGAGCCCTCAGCGCGTAAGAGCCCTCAGCGCATAAGAGCCCTTTGCGCACAAGCCCTATAATTCCAATTTACGGTCTATTTCCTTCGCCATGGCGTCAGCCTCCTTGAGGTGTTTACCCTTGGGATGGGAACGTTTATAACCGTTGATTTCTTGCCTTGCTTTTTTCAACCAATGCAGTTTGGAACCGGGCTTATCGGCTTTCTTGTATTTATCCCAAGCATCGGTCACGTATTTAAAATCGCCATCGTCTTTTTGCACTTTGGCGATCACTGTCCATTTGTCCACCAAAGCTTGAAATTGTACATTGCCGGGATAGGCTTTTAATATGTCCTGCAAAGAATCCAACACACCCACCGCATTCTGATCCTCATCAGAGTAAATACGCAGTAATTGCTCTTTAGGATCACTCAAAGCGACCATGCCACGAAAGCTGCTACCCCAATACAGAGCCACATCCAACAAGGATGCAGGGTCCGGTTTCTCTTCGAAACTGACCCGTACCATGTCCTTTTTCCCGTCCACAGGAGTAACCACCGGGCTGAGCCGATTGTTTCGGGCCGGTACATCAAAAGGATGCGATACAAACTCCATGCGGTTGGTATCCAGGTCTTTTTGGTAAACCAACAGCTCCAACGGCTTGTCTCCCGGCGGAATTACCGGAATCTCAGCAAAGTGTCTATAAAACACATCCCAATGTTTGAAACTTTTGACTCGAACATAGTCACCGCCCTGGGTCGCATATACGCCATAGGCTTTTATTGTGGACAGTTCCGCGGCCTTTCCTGCGCTAACAAAACCACACAACAAAATTCCACCCACAACCAACCAAAGCTGCTCTTTCATAACATTATCCTATCTTTCATAACATTATCCTAATAGACTGATATTAACTGTTATCACAGTTTAACTGCATCCCCGGGAAAGGCAACCGAAGCGCCTGCGCCTATTTTCCCAAAGACTCCCATACATGTTCCGCAAACCCGACACCCGCTTCTGCAAAATAGTTATACGCATCGTCAGCGCCCGCCTCCAACACTGAGACCACATCCTCCGGAAACACGCCCGTGGCGCTCACCCGTCCTTTGTAGCCCCGTTTACGCAATTGAATAACAGCGGCCCTGTTAGCTGCGACGTCCGGCATCGCCAGCATGATAGCTTCCACACTATCGAGGTTTATATTGCTCCACAAGTCCGAATCTTCTGCGTCAGCATATAAGACACGACGTCCTGCACTACGATGTTTCTCCACCTTACCCGGATCCGAGTCCAGGCCGATGACACGCATTTGACGTTGGTTGAGAAAATCATAAGCCCCTGTACCCACACGCCCCATCCCGACAATCATCAGATTCGAGCTGCCAATGGATATGGGCACATCATCCGGATGCCGTCGAGCCAGTTCAAATCGACAAAGCAGCGAAGCGTAGCGATCGTATAGAGTATGGGCTAAGCGATTAGCCGGAGCCGCCACCACAAAGGACAGGGCCACTACCACTGCCAACAGCACCAACCAGTCGTTCCCCAGCCAGCCGTTGTCTACCGCCACGTTGGCTGCGATCAACCCAAACTCACTAAAAGTGGTCAAACTTAAGCCTGCCAATAACGCGGTGCGCGCCCTTACCCCAAAGGACAGCAACACAAAAAAGAATAGAACCATTTTCACCGGCAGCAGTAGCAACAGTAACAGCCCGAAACCAAAAGTCTCCCAAGTAGGGATGCCGGACATACCAATCTGTAGAAAAAAGCCAATGAGGAAAATCTCTTTTAACCCCCACAAGGCGTTGGACAACTCCGATGCCCGGTCATGCCCGGCCAACAACACCCCCAAAACCACGGCCCCCAATTCTGCACTCAAACCCAGCGCGTGAAACCCGGCTCCACCTGCGACTAAAGCCAAAACCAAACCAAACAGGAGCATCAAATCGTCGTGACCACTTAAGTCCAACAACTTATGAATAAGACCACGGAGCAAGGGTAAGGCGAATATCAACAACGCCCAGGGTGAGGGCATTTGTCCACTGGCGGTACTTAAAAAAGCCACCGCCACCAGATCCTGCATAATCAAAATACCAATAGCAACACGACCGTGAAAGGCGCGCAGCTCACGCTTTTCTTCCAACACTTTGGCTGCCACAACCGTACTGGAAAAACTCAGCGCTAAGGCGATAACTACGGAAGTGGTCCAACTGCTCCCCACAGAGAAATACACCAAAACACTTA
It contains:
- a CDS encoding ACP phosphodiesterase, with the protein product MNFLAHLFLAQPNRDELLGNLMGDFVKGKAVKECPILVQKGIFQHRQIDKFTDSHPTFLRSRGRIQQARYRFSGILVDIFYDHFLAIHWDEFSPVGFEAQLQHWIALLDQDLPYQVPQRLHHTLQAIIHGGMLQSYRSHGGIEYALQRTAARIRYRNDLAQGIHDFHRCYEALEDDFQQFFPELIRFVGQLQ
- a CDS encoding PAS domain-containing protein — protein: MDISQINSDLNLLTILNHAVNQHAIISMTDKDGAIIYVNELFCQVSGYSKKELLGKNHNVVRSQAHDTRFYQDLWRTITQGKTWEGVIQNRRKDGQPYWVQSTIVPILDNHKKPIRYISVRTDVTQRERMRDAMERMATADTSHDAFNAIAKAICIGLDCRSCLIAQFVTQDTQTQIIGSFDQTPDVAPANGTLSPVLPHSIAAHLLNKELSLLVNNAAHMYPDDPILTRQTSALMAQAILDNSNKVIGLICATSGQPFIHSGTENSLLKLAAKRTSLELRRAEFEHVIREREQMLAAAQRLAKLGSWILDYRNGSLHWSEEVYRIFELDPKTTTPSYELFLQMVHPDDRELVQQAYDNSLQDRNDYSVLHRLCLEGKREKWLHERGETSFDSQGHPIRSIGYVHDVTERKLIEKELRDSEQRFDISQTFGNIGSFEWNIVTNQVLWSTQMWSILGLDRSIPPSFDAYIERVHPDDVDILQKAVLQCVETATDVDITYRLIHPGGELHWVRGRANIQHNGETKRMLGIIIDIDKQKLAEDEQSRLQTQLQQAQKMESIGQLAAGIAHDFNNMLSTIVGYTDLCKELYVDPQSKPAQYLNEVLKAAEQGRNLVQQMLTFGRAAPGHRKAVLAGRLLKEICKLLHATLPSRIALKPQVEQECHVLSDPVQLHQVVTNLILNARDALGPHGDIRLILLPKTYIEGTCSSCAQPFRGDFVEICVEDNGHGISEDNLTHIFEPFFSTKQMGKGSGMGLPMVHGILHQQDNHIIVESQLGQGTKFRLFLQPALENETTITPTKTEKPLPQTVSE
- a CDS encoding cation:proton antiporter — encoded protein: MFTIYIAIAFLMGLTARSIGLPPLVGYLVAGFALNGYGISGSDMIKHVAETGVLLLLFSVGLKLRLKNVARSEVLLGTLLHMVVFSAFVSVLVYFSVGSSWTTSVVIALALSFSSTVVAAKVLEEKRELRAFHGRVAIGILIMQDLVAVAFLSTASGQMPSPWALLIFALPLLRGLIHKLLDLSGHDDLMLLFGLVLALVAGGAGFHALGLSAELGAVVLGVLLAGHDRASELSNALWGLKEIFLIGFFLQIGMSGIPTWETFGFGLLLLLLLPVKMVLFFFVLLSFGVRARTALLAGLSLTTFSEFGLIAANVAVDNGWLGNDWLVLLAVVVALSFVVAAPANRLAHTLYDRYASLLCRFELARRHPDDVPISIGSSNLMIVGMGRVGTGAYDFLNQRQMRVIGLDSDPGKVEKHRSAGRRVLYADAEDSDLWSNINLDSVEAIMLAMPDVAANRAAVIQLRKRGYKGRVSATGVFPEDVVSVLEAGADDAYNYFAEAGVGFAEHVWESLGK